agaaatattaacttaaatcattaactttaagttaacttaaatcattaagttgaGCCATGCAGCTGCATTTCTAGCGCTTGTTGCTGTGTATGTTACAATCCTTATGCACCCATAACcaattttctcaaaaagaaGGACTAGTATCTCATATCATATCCAGTAAAATGTCTTTTGCATCCACATTTTCCTTACTTCTGAAGCCAACTAAATCAggtaaccaaaaataaaaaatctccaTCTAGGTAAATGCTTCTCGCAAAGTTGTTGGCAGCTCCAGTTCTGGCTCAAGTTCACTAATAGGTGAAAAATACTGATCCACCATGTCACTGGATACTTCCTCCAAGCTAGGGGGGTTCCACTGCATGTATAAAAATCACAACAATCTTACTATCCAAACTGCCTGATAGCTAATCACACATGTAGCAGTATCACCCCAAGGGGGTTTTGATAATCTTGTAAGCAGAGGATTATGATAATTCAGTGATTGTGAGAACCCCCCACTTGTATATTTCTCCCTTATTAACAACCATTTTCGCCATTGAAACACAGATTTTTTCAATTGGATTGTCACAACCGCCATGGAAATATCATCACCCTTCAATGCATTGGAAAAATAATGTACACTACTGTTACCTTAGGTGCATAGTCCTTCTCCACCATTCGTGCGCGGATCCCCTAATaaaaaaagggacaaaaatACAGTAAAAAGGCCAACAAAGTTTCTATGTTCACTAGGAAATAAAGAAATCTTGTACCTCACAAAAGTCATTGGAAATCTGTCCAGAAATTCCTTGAACAGACATTCTATACTCACGAACAAGGCATTGATCAAGAGTTTGAAATCTGCCTTCTCGTATCTAAACAAGCCATCAATGCGGAGTTAGAATCTAATGCAAAGTCATCTGGGGTCAACCAGAAATGAAATGAGTAGAAGGGACTCACTGATCTCAGGCAAACCTTCAAGCTCAATGGTGAAGCTTCTTTAAGTCTCTTTAAAGTTGAAGAACACCAAGGGTCTTGGGTTCTTGCAGTCTCACTTTCCTgacaaatttagtttttttcagACATGATCTCAAGCTCCCTTCATAAAAGCGTTGAATAGTATAATTTCAGgaaaatccaaattttcatCTACTTTGAGTAAGGGTATTTTAAGTCTTTTTAAAGTCGAAGAACACCCAGCACCATGGGTTCTTGCAGTCTTACAAGCACAAGCACAAGCTCTGTGTAGATTCATTGGTATAATTTCAGGGAAATTTTACTTTCATCTAATTTGGGTTTTAGCAGAAAACTGGGAATGTTGAAGTCAATAATCAGTTGTAAACTCCATAAACATCAGGATTGAACTTAACACTTGGAAAGACATCACAAGCCCACTGAAATTATcaggggaaaaaacaaaaagcaaatgAAGCTTATTCAAAatggggtgggggtggggggagGGGCAGGGGGAAACAAACACAAAACTATTTCAAGAAAGTTGGAAATATGTTATTAAGTTCTATATGGATATGCACTAGATCAGTACTTACTACTAACTAAAAAGAGTTACCAAAGCCAAAGATAGAAGGACCATCCAAGCATTGTTAAATCTATCAAGCGGTTCAGACAATGGCCAAATCGCTACTCCTAGTTTTAGGTTTAAAACTCAAACAGATTTGAATCTTCATATGACCAGAGGTAATGGATTTGCTAGTCTCACCTTACTATGGACAATTTGGCAGGAGAGGAACATGTGGATTTTTTATGGTAGATGGAGGAATTTGAGGCATTatggaatttattttatttctcttcatCTATCTGGGCATCAGCTTGTGCAACATTTGAGGGTACTCCTTTGAGCATTATACTGCTAGATTTGGAACCTAGCATGCAAATCTACTAGGGCATCTAAGGAAACACAAACCTACTTGGACTCCTGCTGCAGTGGATGTTGTTAAACTGGATGTTGATAGATGTTCTCTAGGTAATCCAAGAAAACTAGGAATGGGATGAAAGCTCACCAATCGTGTTGGAACATTAGCACAAGCATTCTCAAAAGTCACTGAGACTGAGACTTCTGCTTTGCTAGAAGATTTGAAGCTAGCCAAAGCTGAAGATCTCTCCAATATATTTTAGTAGATGAAGATTCTGCAATAGTCATATCTTGGGTGAATAAGAAGTTCATGGAAGTCAGATACATGGGCTCCACCAGATCTTTTATGTTGCCTCAGAGTGTTCTTTTCATTGGATTCCTCATGAAGCAAACAAAGTGGTGGATTCATTAGGAGAAAGAGGAGTAAAACACTTGACTTCCTTTGTAGAGGATTTTTTGCCTCCATGagaaatttatacatatatgtatatatatatatatatatatatatatatatatatatatatatatatatacatatagataaattttttgtccccattaggacttgaacctagaacctcccacaaaccctccccagcCCTTTACCACCTGAGCAGGTCTCAAGGGTTGCCTCCACAAggaattgattttatatttgtaaacTCTTTCTTGTTGTTTGATCAggatgttttaattttttatggggGGAGGATTTCTCACCCTTTCCTTGTACCTAATTATTTCTTAGCAATGAAGAGTTTGTTTCTAattaaccaaaagaaaaaaaggaacatCATCTTTTCATCAAATTGGAACATCTCCAATGCACTTATTGACATGAGAAGGTTTGCCTTGATAAAATAAGCGTCTCTAAGAAGGAATTAAATTTCTTGTATATTGTGGGCTTAAAGTCTATTGTTTCCTTTATCACATTTCTTCCcttctctaaaattttcttcagtataattttccttattatcattaaagaaaattagatAGGATTCCATAAAAAGAATAGACTTGAATACCATACTTAATACTttataaacattaaaataatttatatttcctatatatatactaaaaatatatttacatattttattgttgaaatatgaaatgaaaaacaatatgcTTACCAGGGCATCAATTATTTCTTCAACTGTACCATGGCTGAAACATTTGTCAAGTGTTTCAATCCTAAACAAATGAAAGAACAAAGGATAAGATAGCTAGCatcattatttaaaagaaatgagCAGAAAAGTTAGAAGGCCCAAACAGAAAAGTTGAGACTTCAATTCACTTTGTAAAGATAGGATATAACTGGGATAGCAAGTCATTCTTGAGACTAAAAGGACAGTAGTAGCCTAGTCAAAAATTCCAAGCGAAAACTATTAAAGCAACCCCACAAGTACTGAACAATACCACAACTATATCAAAAGATAATTCAAAtcctgaaaagaaaaatgtgaacaGGACTAGACCTATGATggagcctataaataggtgtaCCATTTTTGAAGAGACAAATTGAAAAATCTCGGAAGTTAAATTGCTCTGAgaaaagattttagaatttaCAAGAGTTACGTAACTTGTGAGTTAGGAATCTAGCTTTCtacatttagtttttttattaattcaacatATTAGGTACCTATGTCCTATAATGTATAATATGAGAACTCAAAATATGCTAACATTGAGGTCGGCATTGAGCCAGTATCCTTTAGCATTGGTCATGGACGAACTAGCTAGGCAATTTGAGGAAGATGTCCGTTGGGGTTTGTTGCTAGATGTACTTGCTGATGGTATAGTTTTAGTCAAAATGAGTTATAGGGAAGAATCTTATTTGGAACTATCCACAGATGCTTTAGAATCAAAAGATTAAACAAGGAAACAGAAAATATGGTTGTAATTTTGGTGAATTTAGGAGCAGAAAGGGGAATAATGGAAGACAATGGCCAATAGATGCCTAAAAGCACCGGCTTTCCTATCTGGAAGGGACCATCCATAAAGAAGAGAAAGTTGAAGAGTACATTGCCCACAAAATTGGAACAAGataatgaagagaaaattgcTTGTGGAGtgtaaagtgatttttgaaggtCTACCAAATTAAGGAAAGGATTTTATAAGAGAATGTAAGACTAACAATGCTTTAGGGATGTTGAGATGAATGGGCAGCAAGACAACAACAATTTGAACTCACCTCTGAAGTAGGCCACGGTTAGCTGGAGAGATCAGGGATCCATATTGTTCCAGAGAAGCTTCAATGACAGAAGGATCATCGGTAACCAATTTCCCTAGCCCTTCTTCAATTAAAGGAAGCTTCTATTTTTATACAACACAAATAATGGTCACCTGACacagaaaaccaaaaaagaaaagaaaatggaagaagaagaaaaaagaaagaaaaaaaggtcaAACAGAACTAACTGCACTCGGTGCATAGTGTGTAGCAAGTCCACAGGCAATCATCTCTGGTCCATTGAGTTTCTCTCCCGTTAGAGCCAAGTATTCCCCTGTAAATAGAATACAATTTCCTATTAAGAACTagatttgaatattaaattgtaGCTGTATATCAAGCATTTTTCCTGTTTGCAGTCCACTAGAACCAGAACCCGCAAGCATTGTCCCTGTTTGCAGTTTGCTTTATTAATCAACAAATAATCCATCAAAGTCTGAAATCAGTTTAATCCATGATAGGCTACCAATTTAATCCAGAAGCCAAAGCTGTAGGTCATGACGGGCCAACAATGCATATCAACCAGAAAAGGGCTACAACCCTAGCAGTCCAAATGGTCAAGGAGAAAGTGATATGACCCAAAACAACTTTTGATTGATGATATTTACATTACAAGGATGCTCATATGCTATCCATTTTTTTCCATGTTGAATTCTAATGCTTGTTAGATGAACTGGATATAGAAACTAAGCTCGCCATGAATTTGTGCtataaaacaaaaccaaaactaGCACAGCTCATAATCCAGTTCATTATGATAGGACCCTTCACATTGAGTTGGAATCAGGTCAACACTTTAGTAGGAAAAATTTGTCTGGTCAAATATGTACAATgtgaaaactaataattaacTCACAGATATTCTTCCTAAGGGGGCAATAAGTCATACATTTCACTAGGTGTTAGGTAAGTTGGGAACTTGTAGTATATACATGTGCCAACTTCAGTAGGAGTGTTAAGCTTTTAACTGTCAAGAAGTATAAAATTCGGGGTGGGTATGGACCGTAGAGAACTGTCCAGAAatcttttctcttctcctttttctccttttcctttttctctttttcttttctaccaaACAACACACTGATCCATCAAGAAGCATATAGAAAAAGTTTCCAGTCAACATCTCCAGTTAAAACAAACTATGAACCAGATACTATAAAAGGAATTTCATCACAAAGTAAAACAAATTGCAACATGCAGCTACTTACCCCAGTACCCAGGTAGATGTGAGAGGTGAAAGGAAGCCCCAGCATCGGTATGGAAACCAATCAAAGTTTCTGGAGTAGCAAACACCTGAAATTATACAGATATAACTGGACTTCTGCCCCATGAACTAAATtcaaattccaaataaaaagGTAGATAAGAAACACAGATAATTGTTTCCACCATTATATCACTATGAAGAGGGAACAAAATATTAACATGATTAGTTTCAGGATTTCAAGTCCAGCCTGTACTGCAATAGTGAAGATCCTATTATTTGACAGCttaagtaaataaaatcaacCATGTGCAAAGACACAGAAGACCAAAAACCTATTGACTTGCATGAACAGACATATTGTACAAAAATGGGAGTATAATATGAAAGGATGCAACCACCATTTAACCAAACAAGAATTCAAAGCAAAGGTAGTTCTAGATGAGACTTTTTGTGCTGCAAAAAGAATacatgaattgattttttttttttttttttttctcattattcaGTAGGAAGAAAAAATCGGATTAAGGGCAATATCAAATACGTTCAAGAATCCACACTAAGATAAACCCCAGGGAACCAAACCAAGCCAACAAGCTACTTTGTTTGGTTTACTGCAGATTCTTATTTTCATCAGATAAAGAATTTGAGAATTGATCTGATTAATGTTCAGTTCTAAGTAACAGGCCAGGTAAACCAACCAATGCATGTGTAGACAAAGCAGGCTACCTCTTTATAGACAGAAGAGTGACAGGTTGCCATCCACATCAATTGGGTGAAGAAAGTATCCCCTTTGTCTCCTCTATACAAAGAAGACAAACTTTCATAATCAGCCACTAAATGGTGAGCATGATGCCTTTTCTGTCTAGGCCTATTCATAAGATGTTTGTGTTAATGTAATAGTTAGGTTGGCAATTTTGCTCCGAACTACTCCACTTCCAATGAAACTCACAGGCCATAAGAATGGTTTGAAGATTCTACAGTTGAAGGCTCAAGTAAGTATGTTTTGATTTTGGATTGAGATAAAAGTAATaagatttcaattcaatttttaagtCAAGTCAGGGCTAAAAAGTACTTTTTTTAAGGCATAGATCAATTATATCAAAGGTGCCTAACAAAAGACTGCACAAAGGCATATATAATGTATACAAGGACACCAAAAGGCAAAACAAGGTGAGGTGATACACAAAAAACACCACCCACACCTTACTTAGAGTTTAACCACTCTACAAAGTCCATCATGGACAAGGAGCAGTCTCATCTATACACTCTAAcccactttaaaaaattatacataaaagtttgtttaattGCTTGGTTTAATTTTTCGGTGTTGTCAAATGTActcctatttctctccctcCAAATGGTCCAGAATATTCACAATAAAGTAGCTCCCCAAgcttttttcctcttctttccaACAAAAGATCTATACCATATCAAAAAGGCATGTCTCACTAAGGAATGCATCACCCACTTTATTTCAAAAAGAGCAAAATTAATGCCACAAAATAGTTGCTTTCTATAGCAATGGAGGAGGACGTGATCAActatttcttcttcctcttcttctttgtaCCGATAGCATCTCTTCAATATCCTCTACTCCCTCCTTTAGAACCAATCCAAGATTGGTATCCTCCCTTGTGTAGCTTCCCATGCAAAAGAGCCAACCCTTTATGGTACACTATAATTCCAAACAACACTATAAGAGAACAACTCCATCTACCACACGATATAGAGGAATAGAGACAATTGAGAAAATGTCACTCTTTGATTAAAAAGTACATTAGGGAAGTTTGGACATCGACTGAAGTGTTCAAAGATCCAAAAAATGCCGAAATATTGGAAACTTGGGTTGTATATTCGATGCTTAAGCAGCCTGCACATATTGCTTTggaaactcaaaaaaaaaaaaaagtcataaaaattctatttttcaaattaagagGTTTCCTAATTTATCTTGACCTAAAAACCTAGGGCTCTATATAAATACGAAGAGATTATTCTTTAGATGCTGAgccaacaaaaaatataatgcCATCACTCTATAGTATATCCAAAAACTCTCAAAAATCTTTGAAGAAGGGTTTTGGGATGGCCATCGAAGCAGAACTGCTAGCTTTGCTGGAAGCCTCCAAACTGGGAGCTAGAAACCTCAcaggaaaaacaaattttttagcTGGTAATCTCTTGCACTCCAAAGGAAGGGAATGGGTGTTGAGGGTATTATCACTGAATAGGctgcaaacttttttttttattataagtaaagaagaaaaaaattaatttgtgatGCCAAAGGAGAAGCATCCTGAGCACATGGGGAGTTGTACAAGGAAACAGAagcaaaggaaacaaaatattggAAGAACAAAAGTCAGCTGCAGCCAACATTAGCTCTTAGAAAGATGAACAAGACGAATTCATTCTAGACCAGTCAAAGGATTTGATATGTTTTCTTTAGTTGGAAGCGTAAATCAGCTAAACAAGAAGCTGATGGCAAGAGAGGGAACTATTAACCCTAATGTACACACAACACCTAACACCACCACTGTAATAACACCCCACCCTCAGTCTCTTCCCTTCCTTGAGGGTTGTTCAATTTGGATCTACTTGTGCCCCTGCATTTTGTTCTTGCTTATCTTGTCTTTTCTCCTTGAAATATCTCCGTCCTGTCTTGtacttttttggtttatttaatgacattcaaaatttcatttatattttcctcaaaaacaaaaacatcttTCCTACTTCTGACTCTACCATCTGGAGCTTAGTGCCAACAGTATATAAAATGCAAGGCTTCATTTGTCTTTCTTATCtcctaaaattttctataatattcttCTATGCATCTGTAACTATTTACTTCCTTGAAATGCTTACAGTTTACACCTTTAAATGTCAAGACAAAATGGGAAAACCACCTTAAAATACCAGATGATATGAATCATATATATAAGCTCAACTACAAGTCCCTGAGGCTGGCTCAGGTGGCAAAAATAGGGGTGGAGGTGACGACATTCCAGGTTCAATTTCATGTAaaagttaaaaggaaaagagTTTACTTACATGTCTAAACAACACAAACATGTTCAAGAATTTGGTTACATATGTCAAGCTTGTTTAAGAATTGCAGGGTAATTGACAAATTTCTCAAACAAAATAGTAGAaggacacacacacacaaaaatatatattacagtTATCAGGACCAGTAATTAATGACGAGGTTAAAAGGGAATATCCATCACATTATCACTGTTACATACAGTTCTATCAGTTGCAACTCGGAACATCCCAGGAATCGAAACCCCCGCTCCGCCGCCCATTGTTATGCCATCCAAAATAGCCACCTAAATGGAGGTTCTTAATGCATTAGTATAATGATGATGACTAATGTAGCTAAGATAAATAGATAAACTAGAAGTTCcatctaaattattttatatccatCTAAATGTAGCAAGACAAATTTTGGTTCTTATGACTtcaaaggatttttttaatgtcaaTGATTCAACAGTCATCATCCACCTTGGGTTGAACAAGTACAACCCAGCAATACAGCCAAAAGGTAGTCCTActtacaaaacattaaatccAGCATGTAATTACAGTAtagattaaaaacaaataattctCTCATTGACATATGATACCAACATTTCATGAATCTCATGAAAAAACCTCTATGATCATACCAaagtaataattattgaaaGCAAAACAAAGCACACCAAACAGTAGAGCCAGCTATatgtttcaactttcaaatgctataaaaataatgaatactCACATTTGGCTTCAAATACGTGCCTACAAGGTATATAAAACTATATACTGTCCTAAAAAATTCCTTACAGTCCTCTATCCTCCCTGCATAGAGTGGACCAAAGGTTACAAAATTGCTATAAAACAAAATTCGGtttcactaattaaattgaataaaaaattaccaaaacattACAAAAGGGCACAATGCAACCTGCATATCAATTAGATGCTGAAACATTGCATCATCCATGTAACAAGGGCACAAAGCATACGATATAATGACTTTGAAAGGAACTGAATTGTGAAGTAGAAAAATAACAGGGGCATAGACAAAGGTGCATGACGAAAAAAAGACTAAAACAAGAGAATCCCTGTGTCTACGCAAATATAAAGCTCtaagcaaaaggaaagaaaaaaataaacagatattgaatttgttgattttgaatGTGGATACAATCTCTAGGTTTTTCGTAAAAGAAACCTCTAGTATTCTTCAAGAAGCTTAGATCTAAGAGCTTGGACAGCATGTTTCTTGGACTAACAATGGCACTTCCATGGTGGTGACAAAAGATAACACATTTGAGCTTAAATCATTGATCTGAGTGTACATTGAAtcttttttaaatgttaaagaaTGACAAAGGCTGAAGTCTGTCATGTGTCAAGTATACAAAGGCATTATCAGGCTTAAACTAAGAGGCAAGAAtccaaaaagtcaaaaaaagaaataataataaaagggaAGATGAGATGCAAAACAACTTCTCCAGTGTCCAGTTCTTTATTGGGCAAGGATGGACTTGGGATGGTtagtagtaatcatccaagtcCCCCTCTTCATTAGCCAAGCTTGTCGTGTTTCTAGTATTTGATTTCTAGAAATCTGTGTCCTCCTTAGAGCTCTGTTTCTATCATATAGCTGGAAAGTGGAAACCCTTTGGTTTCCCAATTTCTCTTCTTCTATATAATCTATGGAACATACCAATATTTATTCCCCATTAAAGGTGTTCCATGGATTCATTTATGCCGTACTGCCATCTAAATGGTCTAAAATGTTGCATTCCTACACCTGATCATCCAATCAATATTATGTATCAACATTCAGTCTCTCCCCAAAtagaatgtgaaaataaaataaacataaagaaGAATCTCATGGGTAAAGAATCCTAAAGAAAATATGGATTGTAAATCAAATCCATTATAGTGTCTCATATGTCTATGATACTCGGTTTACTAACAATTGAagagatttcaaaattttaaataatttataaacctaattagGAAATTTTGTAGCTTAGATA
The sequence above is drawn from the Vitis riparia cultivar Riparia Gloire de Montpellier isolate 1030 chromosome 15, EGFV_Vit.rip_1.0, whole genome shotgun sequence genome and encodes:
- the LOC117932646 gene encoding 3-hydroxyisobutyryl-CoA hydrolase-like protein 1, mitochondrial — its product is MQSLKVLWRRRSGIRSPPFPTHHRAFSYVPNPAAANDFDSEVLVEGEGCSRTAILNRPHALNALNTSMGARLQNLYKSWEENPDIGFVVMKGSGRAFCAGGDIVGLYNLINKGRIEDCKEFFRTVYSFIYLVGTYLKPNVAILDGITMGGGAGVSIPGMFRVATDRTVFATPETLIGFHTDAGASFHLSHLPGYWGEYLALTGEKLNGPEMIACGLATHYAPSAKLPLIEEGLGKLVTDDPSVIEASLEQYGSLISPANRGLLQRIETLDKCFSHGTVEEIIDALESETARTQDPWCSSTLKRLKEASPLSLKVCLRSIREGRFQTLDQCLVREYRMSVQGISGQISNDFCEGIRARMVEKDYAPKWNPPSLEEVSSDMVDQYFSPISELEPELELPTTLREAFT